The bacterium genome has a window encoding:
- the nth gene encoding endonuclease III: MPKNNIGKILQLLKKEYPGAKTALDFGNPLEILVSTILSAQCTDARVNIVTKKLFKKYKKVEDYANADLKTFEQEIRSTGFYHNKAKNIIASCQKILKEFNGKVPASMDELIQLPGVARKTANIVLFNGFGKIEGIAVDTHVSRLSQRLGLSKNIDPNKIEQDLMKLLDKKEWGDFSNLLIEHGRKICNAKKPNHGECVLYDLCPSKNIT, encoded by the coding sequence ATGCCTAAGAATAATATTGGTAAAATTTTACAACTTCTTAAGAAAGAATATCCCGGGGCAAAAACCGCGCTTGACTTCGGAAACCCGCTGGAAATACTGGTTTCAACGATACTTTCCGCGCAGTGCACAGACGCACGGGTAAATATAGTCACTAAAAAACTTTTCAAAAAGTATAAAAAAGTCGAAGACTACGCGAACGCGGATTTAAAAACATTCGAGCAGGAAATACGCTCTACGGGATTTTACCACAACAAGGCGAAAAATATAATCGCTTCATGCCAAAAAATCCTGAAAGAATTTAACGGCAAAGTCCCAGCCTCTATGGACGAATTGATTCAATTGCCCGGTGTCGCGCGGAAAACCGCGAATATCGTATTGTTCAACGGATTTGGTAAAATTGAGGGTATCGCTGTTGACACGCATGTATCAAGGTTAAGCCAAAGGCTTGGATTGAGCAAAAATATTGACCCCAATAAAATCGAACAGGATTTAATGAAACTCCTGGACAAGAAAGAATGGGGTGATTTTTCAAACCTTTTGATCGAGCATGGAAGGAAAATCTGTAACGCAAAAAAACCAAACCACGGGGAATGCGTATTATACGATTTATGCCCGTCGAAAAATATTACTTAA
- a CDS encoding IS1380 family transposase encodes MNKKSKGKYSKILRNRQQQIGHRLRKKQWKDQPDPVMKGSNIHYEMSGKIQAINCGGIGVLHQMVKKMGLVKEIDSNLKLLKTHVPYHESDHVLNIAYNILAGG; translated from the coding sequence GTGAATAAAAAATCTAAAGGAAAATATAGCAAAATACTAAGGAATCGTCAACAACAAATTGGACACCGATTAAGAAAAAAACAATGGAAAGATCAACCCGATCCGGTCATGAAGGGCAGCAACATACACTATGAAATGAGCGGGAAAATTCAAGCGATAAACTGTGGGGGAATAGGAGTCCTTCACCAAATGGTAAAAAAGATGGGACTGGTAAAAGAAATCGACTCAAATCTAAAATTATTAAAAACACATGTCCCGTATCATGAATCGGATCATGTGCTGAATATCGCCTATAACATATTGGCGGGTGGTG